In a single window of the Podarcis raffonei isolate rPodRaf1 chromosome 14, rPodRaf1.pri, whole genome shotgun sequence genome:
- the LOC128401313 gene encoding glucagon receptor-like isoform X2: MYACWPDGSPGTIVNVSCPFYLPWYEKVKHGTVSRKCGPDGHWAMLNGTELWRDHSQCKEEVDGNTGEESSYRLMVSFKVLYTVGYSLSLLALVLALLILTVFRKLRCTRNYIHANLFASFGLRAISVIVKDALLEQMWRRETFQVSDWEALLSHEAAIGCRVAQVVMQYCILANHYWFLAEAVYLYKLLIGAVFSEKNYYTLYLYLGWGTPVAFVVPWMAAKYLKENAECWALNENMNYWWIIRIPILLASVINLLIFMQILKVILAKLRANQKGYADYKLRLAKATLTLVPLFGIHEVVFIFVTDEQTTGVLRYIKVFFTLFLNSFQGFLVAVLYCFANKEVKSEMKKRWQLWKLDHPALCCTQ, encoded by the exons ATGTATGCATGCTGGCCAGATGGGAGTCCCGGGACCATCGTCAATGTCTCCTGCCCTTTTTATTTGCCCTGGTATGAGAAAG TTAAACATGGTACGGTGAGCCGCAAGTGTGGGCCTGATGGCCACTGGGCGATGCTGAATGGGACAGAGCTCTGGAGGGACCATTCCCAGTGCAAGGAAGAGGTGGATGGCAACACTGGAGAG GAATCATCCTACCGCCTGATGGTCAGCTTCAAGGTCCTCTACACCGTGGGCTACTCCCTCTCTCTGCTGGCCCTGGTCTTGGCTCTGCTCATCCTGACGGTCTTCAG GAAGCTTCGCTGCACCCGGAACTACATCCATGCAAACCTCTTCGCCTCCTTCGGGCTACGGGCCATCTCTGTGATTGTGAAGGATGCATTGCTGGAGCAGATGTGGAGAAGGGAGACGTTCCAGGTGTCCGACTGGGAGGCCTTGCTGAGCCATGAG GCTGCGATTGGTTGTCGAGTGGCTCAAGTCGTGATGCAGTACTGTATTCTGGCCAATCATTATTGGTTTCTTGCGGAGGCGGTCTACCTGTACAAGCTTCTGATTGGAGCTGTGTTTTCAGAGAAGAATTACTACACTCTGTACCTGTACTTGGGCTGGG GAACCCCTGTGGCTTTTGTGGTGCCGTGGATGGCTGCCAAGTACCTGAAGGAGAATGCAGA GTGCTGGGCATTGAACGAGAACATGAATTACTGGTGGATTATTCGCATCCCTATTTTGCTAGCATCTGTG ATCAACCTGCTGATCTTCATGCAGATCCTCAAAGTGATCCTGGCCAAGCTGCGAGCCAATCAGAAGGGCTATGCAGACTACAAACTGCG GCTGGCCAAAGCCACCCTCACCCTTGTCCCTCTCTTTGGGATCCATGAAGTAGTCTTCATTTTTGTCACAGACGAGCAAACTACAGGAGTGCTGCGCTACATCAAAGTCTTCTTCACTCTCTTCCTCAACTCCTTTCAG GGATTCCTGGTTGCTGTCTTGTATTGCTTTGCAAATAAGGAG GTGAAATCTGAAATGAAGAAGAGGTGGCAGCTTTGGAAACTGGACCACCCTGCCCTCTGCTGCACCCAGTAA
- the LOC128401313 gene encoding glucagon receptor-like isoform X1, translated as MRDAHSPWSMTKLICLPWMSLIFLEGCSPKVLEKTFEQWMRYKDECLKKIASDPYPSGLFCNRTFDMYACWPDGSPGTIVNVSCPFYLPWYEKVKHGTVSRKCGPDGHWAMLNGTELWRDHSQCKEEVDGNTGEESSYRLMVSFKVLYTVGYSLSLLALVLALLILTVFRKLRCTRNYIHANLFASFGLRAISVIVKDALLEQMWRRETFQVSDWEALLSHEAAIGCRVAQVVMQYCILANHYWFLAEAVYLYKLLIGAVFSEKNYYTLYLYLGWGTPVAFVVPWMAAKYLKENAECWALNENMNYWWIIRIPILLASVINLLIFMQILKVILAKLRANQKGYADYKLRLAKATLTLVPLFGIHEVVFIFVTDEQTTGVLRYIKVFFTLFLNSFQGFLVAVLYCFANKEVKSEMKKRWQLWKLDHPALCCTQ; from the exons ATGAGGGATGCACATTCTCCTTGGTCCATGACTAAATTGATTTGCCTCCCTTGGATGAGCCTGATCTTTCTGGAG ggcTGCAGCCCAAAAGTTCTGGAGAAGACATTTGAACAATGGATGAGGTATAAAGATGAGTGCTTGAAGAAGATAGCAAGTGATCCTTACCCTTCAG GGCTGTTTTGCAATCGGACGTTTGACATGTATGCATGCTGGCCAGATGGGAGTCCCGGGACCATCGTCAATGTCTCCTGCCCTTTTTATTTGCCCTGGTATGAGAAAG TTAAACATGGTACGGTGAGCCGCAAGTGTGGGCCTGATGGCCACTGGGCGATGCTGAATGGGACAGAGCTCTGGAGGGACCATTCCCAGTGCAAGGAAGAGGTGGATGGCAACACTGGAGAG GAATCATCCTACCGCCTGATGGTCAGCTTCAAGGTCCTCTACACCGTGGGCTACTCCCTCTCTCTGCTGGCCCTGGTCTTGGCTCTGCTCATCCTGACGGTCTTCAG GAAGCTTCGCTGCACCCGGAACTACATCCATGCAAACCTCTTCGCCTCCTTCGGGCTACGGGCCATCTCTGTGATTGTGAAGGATGCATTGCTGGAGCAGATGTGGAGAAGGGAGACGTTCCAGGTGTCCGACTGGGAGGCCTTGCTGAGCCATGAG GCTGCGATTGGTTGTCGAGTGGCTCAAGTCGTGATGCAGTACTGTATTCTGGCCAATCATTATTGGTTTCTTGCGGAGGCGGTCTACCTGTACAAGCTTCTGATTGGAGCTGTGTTTTCAGAGAAGAATTACTACACTCTGTACCTGTACTTGGGCTGGG GAACCCCTGTGGCTTTTGTGGTGCCGTGGATGGCTGCCAAGTACCTGAAGGAGAATGCAGA GTGCTGGGCATTGAACGAGAACATGAATTACTGGTGGATTATTCGCATCCCTATTTTGCTAGCATCTGTG ATCAACCTGCTGATCTTCATGCAGATCCTCAAAGTGATCCTGGCCAAGCTGCGAGCCAATCAGAAGGGCTATGCAGACTACAAACTGCG GCTGGCCAAAGCCACCCTCACCCTTGTCCCTCTCTTTGGGATCCATGAAGTAGTCTTCATTTTTGTCACAGACGAGCAAACTACAGGAGTGCTGCGCTACATCAAAGTCTTCTTCACTCTCTTCCTCAACTCCTTTCAG GGATTCCTGGTTGCTGTCTTGTATTGCTTTGCAAATAAGGAG GTGAAATCTGAAATGAAGAAGAGGTGGCAGCTTTGGAAACTGGACCACCCTGCCCTCTGCTGCACCCAGTAA